One window from the genome of Bradyrhizobium xenonodulans encodes:
- a CDS encoding YodC family protein: MDLKAGDVVMLKSGGQPLTVAEIKEDEVLCLWMGMEGDLFRETLPLATLVQVEEEEDEEEDDDEE; this comes from the coding sequence ATGGACTTGAAAGCCGGCGATGTCGTGATGCTGAAATCCGGCGGCCAGCCGCTGACCGTCGCGGAGATCAAGGAAGACGAGGTGCTGTGCCTGTGGATGGGCATGGAAGGCGACCTGTTCCGCGAGACGCTGCCGCTCGCCACCCTCGTGCAGGTGGAAGAAGAAGAGGACGAGGAAGAGGACGACGACGAGGAGTAG
- a CDS encoding GNAT family N-acetyltransferase, with translation MAALYHAVWHETHAPFMPHAEIIHRSMEFFMGRITALSHSTLVTELNEEVVAFSAWRGQLLGQLFVAMQHRGTCVASSLLTAAETEMAREGIADAELHCVVGNERARRFYERMGWHHKADIMEQVAGEHEQIGVPFWCMTKTLTI, from the coding sequence GTGGCTGCTCTCTATCACGCGGTCTGGCACGAGACCCACGCTCCCTTCATGCCCCACGCAGAAATCATCCATCGGTCCATGGAATTTTTCATGGGAAGGATAACGGCACTCTCACATTCGACTTTGGTCACAGAGCTGAACGAAGAGGTCGTGGCGTTTTCGGCGTGGAGAGGTCAGCTATTGGGCCAACTTTTCGTGGCGATGCAGCATCGAGGGACGTGCGTCGCGTCAAGTCTGCTGACAGCCGCTGAAACTGAGATGGCCAGGGAAGGCATTGCCGATGCAGAACTACATTGTGTCGTTGGCAATGAACGTGCGCGCCGCTTCTACGAGCGCATGGGCTGGCATCACAAGGCGGACATCATGGAGCAGGTTGCCGGTGAGCACGAGCAGATCGGCGTCCCGTTCTGGTGCATGACCAAGACTCTCACCATCTAG
- a CDS encoding alpha/beta fold hydrolase, giving the protein MVRSSLNNRNFVMANSGITRRRMLRSAAAGGLVAAAASGTPGVARAQSARKTFVLVSGAFCGGWIWRRVTDRLEQGGHNVFAPSLTGLADRSHLLSKDVNLDTHIADIVNLIKWESLDNVCLVAWSYAGFVGSGALESIGDRVSSIVWLDAYIPDDGQRVADIALEVVRKGIQVAVDKGEAGVRGSARYPAAVVAERDRAFAESKVTPHPVGTYLQQIKVSGALQRVAKKTYIRLPKFPQPPFDKALADCKSDKSWATFELPDVGHMAMLDAPDRVSELILQAA; this is encoded by the coding sequence ATGGTCAGATCCTCCTTGAACAACAGGAATTTTGTCATGGCGAATAGTGGAATTACTCGCCGCCGCATGCTTCGCAGTGCTGCAGCCGGCGGTCTCGTGGCAGCAGCGGCCTCCGGCACGCCCGGTGTCGCCCGCGCGCAATCGGCGCGGAAGACCTTCGTCCTCGTCAGCGGGGCCTTTTGCGGCGGCTGGATTTGGCGCCGGGTCACTGACCGGCTCGAACAGGGCGGCCACAACGTGTTCGCTCCGTCACTCACGGGTTTGGCCGATCGCTCGCATTTGCTGAGCAAGGACGTCAATCTGGACACCCACATCGCCGACATCGTCAACCTGATCAAATGGGAAAGTCTCGATAACGTTTGCCTAGTGGCGTGGTCCTATGCAGGCTTTGTAGGCTCGGGCGCACTCGAAAGCATCGGCGATCGCGTCTCATCGATTGTATGGCTTGATGCGTACATTCCGGACGACGGACAAAGGGTAGCGGACATCGCGCTCGAGGTGGTGCGCAAAGGCATACAAGTGGCCGTTGACAAGGGCGAGGCGGGTGTTCGTGGATCGGCGAGGTACCCGGCCGCAGTTGTTGCCGAACGCGATCGGGCATTCGCTGAGTCTAAAGTGACCCCGCATCCAGTCGGCACCTATCTCCAGCAGATCAAGGTTTCCGGAGCACTCCAAAGGGTGGCGAAGAAGACATACATCCGGCTCCCGAAATTTCCACAGCCGCCCTTCGATAAGGCACTGGCAGACTGCAAGAGCGACAAGTCCTGGGCGACATTCGAACTGCCCGACGTTGGGCACATGGCCATGCTCGATGCACCAGACCGCGTGAGCGAGTTGATACTGCAAGCCGCGTGA
- a CDS encoding TauD/TfdA family dioxygenase — protein MNVAAVSGGINRPAGKIDIPSAWLGAEMKVNPDRWLISLAASDIAELENAAESYLGRTRQIADITKESFPLPHFGAHLQDLKTKLLAGLGFEVIRGLPVAKYSQEFAATIFCGVGAHLGSARSQNAAGHILGHVRDIGADAKDPNTRIYQTSERQTFHTDSSDVVGLLCIREAMEGGDSLLVSTATIYNEIFDRRPDLAALLFDPIATDRRGEVPEGEKPYLEIPVLNWHAGFLTGFYQRQYIDSAQRFPDALRLTPAHIEALDLFDALANDPTLHFGMRLQPGDMQFVYNHALLHDRTGFRDWPDEGQKRHLLRLWLSMEGDRPLPDCFRQCYGSIEIGNRGGIITKGTRLNVPLD, from the coding sequence ATGAATGTGGCCGCAGTATCCGGCGGGATCAATCGTCCCGCGGGGAAGATCGACATCCCGTCGGCTTGGCTCGGCGCCGAGATGAAGGTCAATCCTGATCGATGGTTGATCTCGCTTGCGGCCAGCGATATTGCGGAGCTCGAGAACGCGGCTGAATCCTATCTTGGCAGGACCAGGCAAATCGCCGACATCACGAAGGAAAGCTTTCCGCTCCCTCATTTCGGCGCGCACCTGCAAGATCTCAAGACAAAGCTTCTGGCAGGCCTGGGCTTCGAAGTCATCCGCGGCCTCCCGGTGGCTAAATACAGCCAGGAGTTTGCCGCCACGATATTTTGCGGGGTGGGCGCGCATCTCGGATCGGCGCGGTCGCAGAATGCGGCGGGTCACATTCTCGGTCACGTCCGTGATATCGGCGCCGATGCGAAGGATCCGAACACGCGAATTTATCAGACGTCGGAACGACAAACATTCCATACGGATTCGTCCGACGTGGTTGGCTTGCTATGCATTCGCGAGGCGATGGAGGGAGGCGATTCTCTCCTGGTCAGTACGGCGACGATCTATAACGAGATCTTCGACAGGCGTCCCGACCTTGCCGCGCTCTTGTTCGATCCCATCGCGACAGACCGGCGCGGCGAGGTGCCGGAGGGCGAAAAGCCATACCTCGAAATCCCGGTGCTGAATTGGCATGCGGGCTTCCTGACCGGGTTCTATCAGCGCCAGTATATCGACAGCGCGCAGCGCTTTCCCGACGCGCTCAGACTGACGCCGGCGCACATCGAGGCCCTCGACCTGTTCGACGCGCTCGCCAACGACCCGACGCTGCATTTTGGCATGCGGCTTCAGCCGGGTGACATGCAGTTCGTCTACAATCATGCCTTGCTGCACGATCGGACTGGATTCCGCGATTGGCCCGATGAAGGCCAAAAGCGTCATTTGTTGCGCCTTTGGCTCAGCATGGAAGGCGACCGGCCGCTGCCCGATTGCTTCAGGCAGTGCTATGGTTCGATTGAGATTGGCAACCGCGGCGGCATCATCACCAAGGGGACCAGGCTGAACGTTCCGCTGGATTGA
- a CDS encoding LysE family translocator, translating into MIHFDTLLTYIAVVLGLFLIPGPAVLLVLARSSAGGHRVGIATGLGIAAGDMLHTAMATFGLSAVLMTSALAFSLVKYAGAAYLIYLGIRALIERGEDLRLAKSRLIDAPLAFRQAVLAEVLNPKTALFFLAFLPQFVHPERGSVVAQLAVLGLVFVIMSAIYTALIALAAGQVAGWLTRHRSIGRWQGRVIGVIYLGLGVRMAMQQR; encoded by the coding sequence ATGATCCATTTCGACACCTTGCTGACCTACATTGCGGTGGTTCTCGGTCTCTTCCTCATTCCGGGTCCCGCCGTCCTCCTGGTGCTCGCGCGGTCCTCCGCAGGCGGGCATCGTGTCGGAATAGCCACCGGTCTGGGAATCGCCGCTGGTGACATGCTTCACACCGCGATGGCCACGTTCGGATTGTCGGCGGTGCTGATGACGTCGGCTCTCGCCTTCAGCTTGGTGAAGTATGCCGGTGCTGCCTACCTCATCTATCTCGGCATCCGCGCGTTGATCGAACGAGGCGAGGATCTTCGGTTGGCGAAGTCGCGTTTGATCGACGCGCCGCTTGCCTTCCGGCAGGCCGTGCTGGCCGAAGTGCTCAATCCGAAGACGGCGCTCTTCTTCCTGGCCTTTCTGCCGCAATTCGTGCATCCCGAGCGGGGCTCCGTCGTTGCCCAGCTTGCGGTTCTCGGCCTTGTCTTCGTGATCATGAGCGCGATCTATACCGCGCTGATCGCTCTTGCCGCCGGGCAAGTTGCCGGCTGGCTCACCCGTCATCGCAGCATCGGCCGCTGGCAGGGCCGCGTCATCGGGGTGATTTACCTCGGTCTCGGCGTCCGCATGGCTATGCAGCAAAGATAG
- a CDS encoding alpha/beta hydrolase family protein: MKTTWVGAEFRSFDLDGIPNCVGVHMRVLFLVLTLLGAGTSAEADPRPFRAGVTRIAVQDLVPFDALVAYPTDVTEVHFQDGPHTIAASRDAPIASGAHFPVVLFSHGGGGTIKAGGTPAPYADLLTSLAREGFIVVAPFHPGSRLPREALEDRPRQIHKALDAILADPRFATHADPNRLGMMGFSYGGAVTLIIAGAVPSLAHLAVYCRNRTDDPMACDGVPTDGSLANAVGRKSPYTLAVKALVLLEPWGSLFDRTGLTSLDMPTLLYRAEGSALQADGNILALAAALPHPPRQETVPGGHFIFFGPCLPALETDAPAVCKDAPGIDRAAVHRRINVEIGDFLRRNL; encoded by the coding sequence TTGAAGACGACTTGGGTCGGTGCTGAATTTCGATCGTTCGATCTCGATGGGATACCCAACTGCGTCGGGGTGCACATGCGCGTCTTGTTTCTCGTGCTCACACTACTGGGCGCCGGCACATCCGCAGAAGCAGATCCTCGGCCATTTCGTGCAGGCGTCACGCGCATCGCGGTGCAGGACCTTGTCCCGTTTGACGCACTGGTCGCGTATCCCACAGACGTGACCGAAGTTCACTTTCAGGATGGACCACATACTATTGCCGCCAGCCGCGATGCGCCGATCGCGTCCGGGGCGCATTTTCCGGTTGTTCTTTTCTCGCATGGCGGAGGAGGAACAATCAAAGCGGGGGGCACCCCGGCCCCATATGCCGATCTTCTGACGTCGTTGGCACGCGAAGGTTTCATCGTGGTGGCGCCTTTTCACCCAGGATCCAGGCTCCCTCGCGAAGCTCTCGAAGATCGACCCCGCCAGATCCACAAGGCGCTCGATGCCATTTTGGCCGATCCACGCTTCGCAACGCATGCCGATCCTAACCGCCTTGGCATGATGGGATTTTCTTACGGCGGGGCTGTCACGCTGATCATCGCGGGCGCAGTTCCTAGCCTGGCTCACTTGGCGGTCTACTGCCGAAACCGCACAGACGACCCGATGGCCTGCGACGGCGTCCCAACCGACGGCTCCTTGGCCAACGCGGTCGGCAGGAAATCGCCGTATACGCTCGCCGTGAAAGCGCTCGTCCTGTTGGAGCCATGGGGCTCCTTGTTCGATCGGACCGGGTTAACGTCGCTCGACATGCCAACGCTGCTCTATCGCGCAGAAGGCAGCGCTCTCCAGGCCGATGGCAACATCCTCGCTCTTGCGGCGGCGTTACCCCATCCGCCGCGGCAGGAAACCGTACCGGGCGGCCATTTCATATTTTTCGGTCCATGCCTTCCCGCGCTAGAAACGGATGCGCCCGCTGTCTGCAAGGATGCTCCCGGCATCGACCGGGCCGCGGTCCACCGACGGATCAACGTCGAAATTGGAGACTTCTTGCGCCGGAATTTATAG